From Deferrisoma camini S3R1, the proteins below share one genomic window:
- a CDS encoding ferredoxin family protein: MTVDEKLTKNAFRHDEQSHIQIDAEVCRARCRERYCVRVCPAALYEWNEESDRMTVEFAGCLECGTCLVACREGALTWRYPRGGYGVRYRYG, encoded by the coding sequence ATGACCGTCGACGAAAAGCTCACGAAGAACGCGTTCCGGCACGACGAGCAGAGCCACATTCAGATCGACGCCGAGGTGTGCCGGGCCCGGTGCCGCGAGCGCTACTGCGTGCGGGTCTGCCCGGCCGCCCTGTACGAGTGGAACGAGGAGTCGGACCGGATGACGGTGGAGTTCGCGGGGTGCCTGGAGTGCGGCACCTGCCTCGTGGCGTGCCGCGAAGGGGCTCTCACCTGGCGGTACCCCCGGGGGGGATACGGGGTGAGGTACCGGTACGGTTAG
- a CDS encoding FAD-dependent oxidoreductase — translation MKMDAVIVGAGLAGLAAAERLAEAGLQVVVLERGDGPGTKNVTGGRMYVGPIRDVVERWQDAPWERAVTREAWTLVDGDRAVRMEYIDPALGGEVPQSYTVLRGRLDAWLGERVMGMGAFVIPEKPVAELLREDGRVAGVRVDGEEIPAHVVIGCDGVLSFVGQAAGLRQVPEPKAVAVGVKEVIGLPPGTIEDRFNLEPGEGAAELFVGSFTGGRMGGGFVYTNRDSVSVGVVMGVHDLMEDGGREKAPEILEAFKRHPRVRRLLQGGELLEYSAHLIPETGLGGVGRILDDGILLAGDAAGLALNMGYTVRGMEFAVASGRMAAEAVLEAREADDYSAVGLSGYLRRLRQSFVWRYLEAYRDMPALLSNPDLFDRYPREVAELVGRLVRLGKDAPEPLGSLVWGFLRRTALNRRDARFWWKARGLGRWDVGTLGR, via the coding sequence ATGAAGATGGATGCCGTGATCGTGGGCGCGGGCTTGGCCGGGCTGGCCGCGGCCGAACGGCTGGCCGAGGCCGGGCTCCAGGTGGTGGTGCTGGAGCGGGGCGACGGGCCCGGCACCAAGAACGTGACCGGCGGCCGGATGTACGTGGGGCCCATCCGCGACGTGGTGGAGCGGTGGCAGGACGCCCCGTGGGAGCGGGCCGTGACCCGCGAGGCCTGGACCCTGGTGGACGGCGACCGGGCCGTGCGGATGGAGTACATCGACCCGGCCCTCGGCGGTGAGGTGCCCCAGAGCTACACCGTGCTCCGGGGCCGGCTCGACGCCTGGCTTGGCGAGCGGGTCATGGGCATGGGGGCGTTCGTGATCCCGGAGAAGCCCGTGGCCGAGCTGCTGCGCGAGGACGGACGGGTGGCCGGGGTCCGGGTGGACGGCGAGGAGATCCCGGCCCACGTGGTGATCGGGTGCGACGGCGTGCTCTCGTTCGTGGGCCAGGCCGCCGGCCTCCGGCAGGTGCCCGAGCCCAAGGCCGTGGCCGTGGGCGTGAAGGAGGTGATCGGGCTTCCGCCGGGCACCATCGAGGACCGGTTCAACCTGGAGCCGGGCGAAGGGGCGGCGGAGCTGTTCGTGGGCTCGTTCACGGGCGGCCGGATGGGCGGGGGGTTCGTGTACACGAACCGCGACTCGGTGTCGGTGGGCGTGGTGATGGGGGTGCACGATCTCATGGAGGACGGCGGTCGGGAAAAGGCCCCCGAGATCCTCGAGGCGTTCAAGCGCCACCCGCGGGTCCGAAGGCTCCTCCAAGGTGGGGAGCTCCTGGAGTACTCGGCCCACCTGATCCCCGAGACCGGCCTGGGGGGGGTGGGGCGGATCCTGGACGACGGCATCCTGCTGGCGGGCGACGCCGCGGGGCTGGCCCTGAACATGGGGTACACGGTGCGGGGCATGGAGTTTGCCGTGGCGAGCGGCCGCATGGCGGCCGAGGCCGTGCTGGAGGCCCGGGAGGCGGACGACTACTCGGCGGTGGGGCTGTCGGGGTACCTGCGGCGGCTGCGCCAGAGCTTCGTGTGGAGGTACCTGGAGGCCTACCGGGACATGCCGGCGCTCCTGTCCAACCCCGACCTGTTCGACCGGTACCCCAGGGAGGTGGCCGAGCTGGTGGGCCGGCTGGTCCGGCTGGGAAAGGACGCGCCCGAGCCCCTCGGTTCCCTGGTATGGGGATTCCTCCGGCGAACCGCCCTCAACCGCCGGGACGCCCGGTTCTGGTGGAAGGCACGGGGGCTGGGACGTTGGGACGTTGGGACGTTAGGACGTTAG
- a CDS encoding electron transfer flavoprotein subunit alpha/FixB family protein: MQIWVVCEAEGEGLRRAVRELAAQARRVGGEGAEVTAVAVGDEAGPAEALQGTVHRLLKVEGPAGYAADPWVDALARVLGDQAPDLVLWPEGPRTRDVLPRVAARLGWNAVTNALALEAGDGGLRLLRPVCGGKAYQWLGLTGRRVLAAFRPNSFDPETPADLTTRVETVSVEPAAQRAEVLERTGRESERVPLTEAQVVVSGGRGLKGPENLRLLEELADALGGAVGVSRAVVDAGWADHAIQVGKSGKTVSPALYVAAGISGAVHHTMGMDTSKVVVAINSDPNAPIFRYADYGIVGDALQVLPALTRAIREART, from the coding sequence ATGCAGATCTGGGTGGTGTGCGAGGCAGAAGGCGAGGGGCTGCGGCGGGCGGTCCGCGAGCTCGCGGCCCAGGCCCGGCGGGTGGGGGGCGAAGGTGCAGAGGTCACGGCCGTGGCCGTGGGCGACGAGGCAGGGCCGGCCGAGGCCCTACAGGGAACGGTACACCGGCTGCTCAAGGTGGAGGGGCCTGCCGGCTACGCCGCAGATCCCTGGGTGGACGCCCTGGCCCGGGTGCTGGGCGACCAGGCCCCGGACCTGGTCCTGTGGCCTGAGGGGCCGCGCACCCGTGACGTGCTGCCCCGGGTGGCGGCCCGGCTCGGATGGAACGCGGTCACCAACGCCCTGGCGCTGGAGGCCGGAGACGGAGGGCTGCGGCTCCTGCGGCCGGTGTGCGGGGGCAAGGCCTACCAGTGGCTCGGCCTGACCGGCCGCCGGGTACTGGCGGCGTTTCGGCCCAACAGCTTCGATCCGGAAACGCCGGCCGACCTGACGACCCGGGTGGAGACCGTGTCCGTGGAGCCGGCGGCTCAGAGGGCCGAGGTGCTGGAGCGGACCGGCCGGGAGTCGGAACGGGTGCCCCTGACCGAGGCCCAGGTGGTGGTGAGCGGAGGCCGGGGCCTGAAGGGGCCGGAGAACCTGAGGCTCCTGGAGGAGCTCGCCGACGCCCTGGGTGGGGCCGTGGGAGTGAGCCGGGCCGTGGTGGACGCCGGCTGGGCCGACCACGCGATCCAGGTGGGCAAATCGGGCAAGACCGTGTCGCCGGCCCTGTACGTGGCTGCCGGCATCTCCGGCGCGGTGCACCACACCATGGGCATGGACACCTCCAAGGTGGTGGTGGCCATCAACAGCGACCCCAACGCCCCGATCTTCCGCTACGCGGACTACGGCATCGTGGGCGACGCGCTCCAAGTGCTGCCCGCCCTGACCCGGGCGATCCGGGAGGCCCGGACGTGA
- a CDS encoding electron transfer flavoprotein subunit beta/FixA family protein: MNIAVLVKEVPDLEARVQVTGDGSGLEVEPKRVLNFFDEIAVEAALQLKQAAGGRVVAVGTGLEALRRALAMGADAAVRLEDPALEGADPLTVARALAAAVAKEGFDLVLAGKQGTDTEAGLVGPMVAEVLGVPCVTGVVGCQAEDGSLVVTREADGRETLRVPLPALLTAEKGWYEPRVPQVMGLMKAMRAQIPAVSLADLGVEAVEPLPSQGFQGPRSRPEVRMIQGEPEEAAAELVRLLRDEARVI; encoded by the coding sequence ATGAACATCGCCGTGCTCGTGAAAGAGGTCCCCGATCTGGAGGCGCGGGTCCAGGTGACCGGCGACGGCTCGGGGCTCGAGGTGGAGCCCAAGCGGGTCCTGAACTTCTTCGACGAGATCGCGGTCGAGGCCGCCCTGCAGCTCAAGCAGGCCGCCGGCGGGCGGGTGGTGGCGGTGGGCACGGGGCTCGAGGCCCTGCGCCGGGCCCTGGCCATGGGCGCGGACGCGGCCGTGCGGCTGGAGGACCCGGCCCTCGAAGGGGCGGATCCCCTTACCGTGGCCCGGGCCCTTGCGGCGGCCGTGGCCAAGGAGGGGTTCGACCTGGTCCTGGCCGGAAAGCAGGGCACCGACACCGAGGCCGGCCTGGTCGGGCCGATGGTGGCCGAGGTGCTGGGCGTGCCCTGCGTGACCGGGGTGGTGGGATGCCAGGCGGAGGACGGGAGCCTGGTGGTGACGCGGGAGGCCGACGGCCGGGAGACCCTCCGGGTGCCCCTGCCCGCCCTGCTCACCGCGGAGAAGGGGTGGTACGAGCCCCGGGTGCCCCAGGTGATGGGCCTGATGAAGGCGATGCGGGCCCAGATCCCGGCCGTGTCCCTGGCCGATCTGGGGGTGGAGGCGGTGGAACCTTTGCCGTCCCAGGGCTTCCAGGGGCCGCGCAGCCGGCCCGAGGTCCGCATGATCCAGGGCGAGCCCGAGGAGGCCGCGGCCGAGTTGGTGCGGCTCCTGAGGGACGAGGCGAGGGTGATTTAG
- a CDS encoding acyl-CoA dehydrogenase family protein: MDFRLTEEQQFFRQAVADTVDRLILPRVEEIDQEDRIPEDLWREFTSLGYLGLRYPEELGGMNADPVTCMIFYEEITRGSVGFAQAVIMNMLMGTHFLYRFGSEAIRERCLLPALRGEKIATICFTEDQSGSDLAATRTTAKKVDGGWVLNGTKNWITNGPTADFATVLATTDPAKGMKGLNFFLVEKGTPGFRSGQVLHKLGARGPVTGELVFEDVFVPDENLLGEEEGKGVAYLGEILNEVRCMTGAMALGIARTAFADGLEYARKREAFGRPIGDYQLIRAKFAEMATEMEAARLLVYYAAWMIGEGLNPRKEAAMAKMFATETCLKVVDEVTRIYGGNGFATEYGPQRYFRDARFLLYGGGTHEVLKNFIGREIVKGR, from the coding sequence ATGGATTTCCGACTCACCGAGGAACAGCAGTTTTTCCGACAGGCCGTGGCCGACACCGTGGATCGGCTGATCCTCCCGCGGGTGGAGGAGATCGACCAGGAGGACCGGATCCCGGAGGACCTGTGGCGGGAGTTCACCTCGCTCGGGTACCTGGGCCTGCGCTACCCCGAGGAGCTGGGGGGCATGAACGCCGACCCGGTGACCTGCATGATCTTCTACGAGGAGATCACCCGGGGGTCGGTGGGGTTCGCCCAGGCCGTGATCATGAACATGCTGATGGGCACCCACTTCCTGTACCGGTTCGGGTCCGAGGCGATCCGCGAGCGGTGCCTGCTGCCCGCGCTCCGGGGCGAGAAGATCGCCACCATCTGCTTCACCGAGGACCAGTCCGGGTCGGACCTGGCCGCCACCCGCACCACCGCGAAAAAGGTGGACGGCGGCTGGGTGCTCAACGGAACCAAGAACTGGATCACCAACGGGCCCACGGCCGACTTCGCCACGGTGCTGGCCACCACCGACCCGGCCAAGGGGATGAAGGGCCTGAACTTCTTCCTGGTGGAGAAGGGAACCCCGGGGTTCCGGTCGGGCCAGGTGCTCCACAAGCTGGGGGCCCGGGGCCCGGTGACCGGGGAGCTGGTGTTCGAGGACGTGTTCGTGCCCGACGAGAACCTCCTGGGCGAGGAGGAGGGCAAGGGCGTGGCGTACCTGGGCGAGATCCTGAACGAGGTGCGGTGCATGACCGGGGCCATGGCCCTGGGGATCGCGCGCACCGCGTTTGCGGACGGCTTGGAGTACGCCCGCAAGCGCGAGGCGTTCGGCCGGCCGATCGGCGACTACCAGCTGATCCGGGCCAAGTTCGCGGAGATGGCCACCGAGATGGAGGCGGCCCGGCTGCTGGTCTACTACGCGGCCTGGATGATCGGCGAGGGCCTGAACCCCCGCAAGGAGGCCGCCATGGCCAAGATGTTCGCCACCGAGACCTGCCTGAAGGTGGTGGACGAGGTGACCCGCATCTACGGTGGCAACGGGTTCGCCACGGAGTACGGGCCCCAGCGCTACTTCCGGGACGCCCGGTTCCTGCTCTACGGCGGCGGCACCCACGAGGTGCTTAAGAACTTCATCGGCCGGGAGATCGTGAAGGGACGGTGA
- a CDS encoding CaiB/BaiF CoA transferase family protein, with translation MNPLQDLTVLSLEQATVLPYLTYRLAMDGLRVIRVEPPGRGDPNRRVGDPFRPEEPLMSSYFFAINAGKEAITLNLKDPKGQKLLHDLIAELPVDVFATNQLPKNYEPLGIDYDTLRKIRPDLIWVGITGFGPDSNEAAYDPILQARGGLMDLTGEPDGPPEVVGIPLPDMGTSEHAYGQIMKALYRRAVTGEGARIDVAMIDSTVSWLTQPITMAKTFGKVMTRRGNTHEFFAPVSVYPTRDGYVYLAVGNDLQWQRLVALPGFEGLADPAYETNAGRIADVGRLNERIAEVTRALGTEDLLGLLRQARIPGSRVQTVPEVCEDPAVKPKLLRTRDPQTGFEVCLAPPPVPTEFLRERGGELSFPPRLGEHNAKVYGEALGLSEDALARLTDEGVV, from the coding sequence ATGAACCCCTTGCAAGACCTGACCGTTCTGAGCCTGGAGCAGGCCACCGTGCTGCCCTACCTCACCTACCGGCTCGCCATGGACGGGCTTCGGGTGATCCGGGTGGAGCCCCCGGGCCGCGGCGACCCGAACCGGCGGGTGGGGGACCCGTTCCGCCCGGAGGAGCCCCTGATGTCGAGCTACTTCTTCGCCATCAACGCGGGCAAGGAGGCGATCACTCTGAACCTGAAGGACCCCAAGGGGCAGAAGCTGCTCCACGACCTGATCGCGGAGCTGCCGGTGGACGTGTTCGCCACGAACCAGCTGCCCAAGAACTACGAGCCCCTGGGCATCGACTACGACACCCTCCGGAAGATCCGGCCCGATCTGATCTGGGTGGGGATCACCGGGTTCGGGCCCGACTCCAACGAGGCGGCCTACGACCCCATCCTTCAGGCCCGGGGGGGGCTGATGGACCTGACCGGCGAGCCGGACGGCCCCCCCGAGGTGGTGGGGATCCCCCTGCCCGACATGGGCACGAGCGAGCACGCCTACGGCCAGATCATGAAGGCCCTGTACCGCCGGGCCGTGACCGGCGAAGGGGCCCGGATCGACGTGGCCATGATCGACTCCACCGTGAGCTGGCTGACCCAGCCGATCACCATGGCCAAGACCTTTGGGAAGGTGATGACCCGCCGGGGCAACACCCACGAGTTCTTCGCCCCGGTCAGCGTGTACCCCACCCGGGACGGGTACGTGTACCTGGCGGTGGGCAACGACCTGCAGTGGCAGCGGCTGGTGGCCCTGCCGGGGTTCGAGGGGCTGGCCGACCCTGCGTACGAGACCAACGCCGGCCGGATCGCGGACGTGGGCCGGCTGAACGAGCGGATCGCCGAGGTCACGAGAGCCCTCGGCACCGAAGATCTCCTGGGCCTGCTGCGGCAGGCCCGGATCCCGGGGTCGAGGGTCCAGACCGTGCCGGAGGTGTGCGAGGACCCCGCGGTGAAGCCGAAGCTCCTGCGCACCCGGGACCCCCAGACCGGGTTCGAGGTCTGCCTGGCGCCGCCGCCGGTGCCCACCGAGTTCCTGAGGGAGAGGGGGGGGGAGCTGTCGTTCCCGCCCCGCCTGGGCGAGCACAACGCCAAGGTCTACGGCGAGGCCCTCGGGTTGTCCGAGGACGCGCTCGCCCGGCTCACGGACGAGGGGGTGGTGTAG
- a CDS encoding FAD binding domain-containing protein produces the protein MLRLPHFAVHRPGSVAEALQILATAPHARPLAGGTDLLVAMKHGHHKEADLVSLAGLGLSGIERSDSAITVGAGTSLWDLMRWAWPGALGVVAEAVRAVAAPPLQSRATVGGNVCLDTRCWFFNQSAFWRSGRPACLKAGGDRCHVVPGGSDCHAVSQADLPPVLIACGAQAEIAGPDGSREVPVEGLFSGDGRRPHTLSSAELLLRLRVPLPPPGAGAAYEKLRMRRALDFAAASAAVYLERRDGGCARARVVLGGLGTSPLRVPEAEAALEGTELDPRALAEAAEAAVAAARPVKNTDLTPAYRRKMAGVLVRRAALRAWTRAAGEES, from the coding sequence ATGCTTCGCCTGCCCCATTTCGCCGTTCACCGCCCCGGTTCCGTGGCCGAGGCGCTCCAGATCCTGGCGACCGCTCCCCACGCCCGGCCGCTGGCCGGGGGCACCGATCTGCTGGTGGCCATGAAGCACGGCCACCACAAGGAGGCCGACCTCGTGAGCCTGGCCGGGCTCGGCCTCTCCGGCATCGAGCGATCGGACTCCGCGATCACGGTGGGCGCGGGAACCTCCCTGTGGGATCTGATGCGGTGGGCCTGGCCCGGCGCATTGGGCGTGGTGGCCGAAGCGGTCCGGGCCGTGGCCGCCCCGCCCCTCCAGAGCCGCGCCACGGTGGGCGGGAACGTCTGCCTGGACACCCGGTGCTGGTTCTTCAACCAGTCCGCGTTCTGGCGAAGCGGCCGGCCGGCCTGCCTCAAGGCCGGGGGCGACCGGTGCCACGTGGTGCCCGGGGGGAGCGACTGCCACGCCGTGAGCCAGGCCGATCTGCCCCCGGTCCTGATCGCCTGCGGGGCCCAGGCGGAGATCGCCGGGCCCGACGGAAGCCGGGAGGTGCCGGTGGAGGGGCTGTTCTCGGGCGACGGAAGGCGGCCCCACACCCTGAGCTCCGCAGAGCTCCTGCTGCGGCTCCGCGTTCCCCTGCCCCCCCCCGGGGCGGGCGCGGCCTACGAGAAGCTGAGGATGCGCCGCGCCTTGGACTTTGCAGCCGCCTCGGCCGCGGTGTACCTGGAGCGCCGGGACGGAGGCTGCGCCCGGGCCCGGGTGGTGCTGGGGGGCCTGGGCACCAGCCCCCTACGGGTGCCCGAGGCCGAGGCCGCGCTGGAGGGCACGGAGCTGGATCCCCGCGCCCTGGCCGAGGCTGCGGAGGCGGCCGTGGCCGCGGCCCGGCCCGTGAAGAACACCGACCTGACCCCGGCCTACCGCCGGAAGATGGCAGGGGTGCTGGTTCGGCGGGCCGCCCTGCGGGCGTGGACCCGGGCGGCCGGGGAGGAGTCCTGA
- a CDS encoding (2Fe-2S)-binding protein — protein MSEARKSAPKKMVVELEVNGTRHELLVEPRRTLLEVLREELGLTGAKEGCGLGACGTCTVLMDGRPVRACLTLAVEAQGASILTVEGLADTVADREPGALHPIQEAFVDAHGVQCGFCTPGMILAAKALLDEEPDPDEARIREALGGQVCRCTGYTKIVEAVKLAAHRLSGEEVEA, from the coding sequence ATGAGCGAAGCGCGGAAGAGTGCGCCAAAAAAGATGGTGGTCGAGCTCGAGGTCAACGGAACCCGTCACGAGCTCCTGGTGGAGCCCCGCCGGACCCTGCTGGAGGTCCTGCGGGAGGAGCTGGGGCTCACGGGCGCCAAGGAGGGGTGCGGCCTGGGCGCCTGCGGCACCTGCACCGTGCTCATGGACGGCCGGCCCGTGCGCGCGTGCCTCACCCTGGCGGTGGAGGCCCAGGGGGCGAGCATCCTCACCGTGGAGGGGCTGGCCGACACCGTGGCCGACCGGGAGCCCGGGGCCCTGCACCCGATCCAGGAGGCGTTCGTGGACGCCCACGGGGTCCAGTGCGGGTTCTGCACCCCCGGCATGATCCTCGCGGCCAAGGCGCTGCTGGACGAGGAGCCCGACCCGGACGAGGCCCGGATCCGCGAGGCGCTGGGCGGCCAGGTGTGCCGGTGCACCGGCTACACCAAGATCGTGGAGGCCGTGAAGCTGGCCGCCCACCGGCTCTCTGGCGAGGAGGTGGAGGCGTGA